DNA sequence from the Candidatus Kaistella beijingensis genome:
ATTATCAACCACAGGCAAAGCGTTCGAAGTTCGCATAAAACGAATTGAATCAGGGTTTGTTCTCCCTTTTTCGTTGAGCAGAAAACGCAAAATAATCATAACCAAAGTGATGAAAATTAAAGTGATTTGAATGCGGTTTTCAAGCAGTCTTCTTCTCATGGATTTTGTTGAAATTTTTTGGGAAAAATATTACTTCAGAAACATTTTCGAAACTTTTTCTGCTTTTTTGCTTTCGGAGTAATCATAAAAACCTTCGCCTGATTTCACGCCCATTTTTCCTGCAGTTACCATGTTTACCAACAATGGATTCGGTGCATATTTCGGATTTTTAAAGCCGTCGTACATCACATTTAGAATGGCCAAACAAACATCCAATCCAATGAAATCTGCCAACTGAAGCGGTCCCATAGGATGAGCCATTCCCAGTTTCATCACGGTGTCAATTTCCTCAACTCCTGCAACGCCGTTGTATAAAGTTTCAATGGCTTCATTAATCATCGGCATTAGAATTCTGTTCGCCACAAATCCCGGATAATCGTTCACTTCAACAGGAACTTTTCCCAAAGTTTTGCTCATTTCGTAAACCGCATCGAAGGTTTCTTTGGAAGTAGAATAACCTTTGATAATTTCCACCAGTTTCATGATGGGAACCGGATTCATAAAGTGCATTCCGATTACTTTTTCGGGACGTTTGGTTACAGAAGCGATTTTCGTTATCGAAATTGATGAGGTATTCGTTGCCAAAATGCAGTTTTCAGGAGCCAGGTCGTCCATCTGTTTGAAAATTTTCAATTTCAAGTCAATGTTCTCGGTAGCCGCTTCCACGATCAAATCTGCGCTTCCTGCTGCATCTTCCAACTTTGTGAAGGTGGAAATATTGTTCAAAGTTTCTGTCTTCTGTTCTTCAGTGAGGCTTCCTTTGGCAATAATTCGGTCGAGGTTTGCGGTGATGGTTTTCACGCCTTTTGCTAAAGCTTCCTCCGAAACATCTACTAAATTTACTTTAAATCCTGTTTGTGCAAAGGTGTGTGCAATTCCATTGCCCATGGTTCCGGCTCCGATTACGACGATGTTTTTCATGTCAATTGTTTTTCAAGCTTAATTTTTATTTGTAATTTATTTTCTTTTGATAAAATAGTCCCAAACTTTTTTAGAAATATCGGCTATGATTTTTTCGTTCGTCGCTTCATCTTCTTTAGAGTCGGAAACAAAAACCGAGATGGCGTAATGTTTCCCGTTTGGTAAAGTTACAATTCCTGCATCATTTGTTGCTGCGGTTACTCCGTTTTGTGTGGCGGAAGTCCCTGTTTTGTGGGCAACAACGGTGTTTTCTGGAAGTTGAGCAATTAAACGGTTTTTTCCTGTAGAAGCTGCTTCCATCGTTTTCATCAAAAATTCGGTGGATGTTTTCGACACGATTTTTTGGTCATAGAATTTTTTAAGGAGGTTGTTCATTGAATTGGTGGTGGTGTAGTTTTGATATTGAAAATCATTCACTTTGTGCATTTCTTCTTCATTAAATTTAATCGATAAATCTTTAACATCTTTACTGTTCATAAATTTTTGAACTTCCGGAGTACCACCTATAAGTCTTATTAAAATATCTGCACCGTTATTGTCGCTGTCTGCCACAGTAAATTTTATAATTCTGGAAAGTAATGTTTTTACGTTACCTTTCGGCGGAAGTTGTTCGCGCATTGGGCTCCATGTATTTTCCAAAAGCCACGGTCTTGCTATTAAAATTCTGCCGTCCAATTTAAATTCGCCTTTATCCACTCGATCCAGTACAGCCAATGCAATGTGGAATTTAAAAACACTTTGCATCGGCAATTTTTTATCACCATTGATGTTCAAATTTAAGTGTGCATCATCCAACGAAAGTACAGAAACCGCCACTGTTGCGTTTTTACCATCAATGATTTTTTTTAACTCTTTTTTTAGAGCAGATTTTTGTGCAAAACTCAATAAAGATAATGTGAAGAGTAGAAAAGTGAAAACTTTTTTAATCATTTTTGTTTAGTAATTTTTAGTGTAACTTTTACCTTCTTCCAAAAGTAGTGAATCACTTTCAGAAGTCTTAAATTTTGTTGGCAGATAATCTCTTTTTCCATCAATTCTGTTCAAAAAAACGGCGAAATGTAAATGTGGACCATTTGAAAATCCTGTATTTCCGCTATAGCCTATAAACTGTCCTTTCTTTACCTCATCGCCTATT
Encoded proteins:
- a CDS encoding 3-hydroxybutyryl-CoA dehydrogenase, with protein sequence MKNIVVIGAGTMGNGIAHTFAQTGFKVNLVDVSEEALAKGVKTITANLDRIIAKGSLTEEQKTETLNNISTFTKLEDAAGSADLIVEAATENIDLKLKIFKQMDDLAPENCILATNTSSISITKIASVTKRPEKVIGMHFMNPVPIMKLVEIIKGYSTSKETFDAVYEMSKTLGKVPVEVNDYPGFVANRILMPMINEAIETLYNGVAGVEEIDTVMKLGMAHPMGPLQLADFIGLDVCLAILNVMYDGFKNPKYAPNPLLVNMVTAGKMGVKSGEGFYDYSESKKAEKVSKMFLK
- the bla gene encoding class A beta-lactamase, subclass A2, which produces MIKKVFTFLLFTLSLLSFAQKSALKKELKKIIDGKNATVAVSVLSLDDAHLNLNINGDKKLPMQSVFKFHIALAVLDRVDKGEFKLDGRILIARPWLLENTWSPMREQLPPKGNVKTLLSRIIKFTVADSDNNGADILIRLIGGTPEVQKFMNSKDVKDLSIKFNEEEMHKVNDFQYQNYTTTNSMNNLLKKFYDQKIVSKTSTEFLMKTMEAASTGKNRLIAQLPENTVVAHKTGTSATQNGVTAATNDAGIVTLPNGKHYAISVFVSDSKEDEATNEKIIADISKKVWDYFIKRK